A single genomic interval of Eriocheir sinensis breed Jianghai 21 chromosome 33, ASM2467909v1, whole genome shotgun sequence harbors:
- the LOC127006671 gene encoding pre-mRNA-processing factor 6-like, translating into MTAPPAALLNKNKKNFIGMPAPLGYVAGVGRGATGFTTRSDIGPARDANDVSDDRHAPPNKRKKKDDDDDEDLNDANYDEFNGYGGSLCSKDPYDKDDEEADAIYDEIDKRMDEKRREYREMRLKAELENYRQERPKIQQMFTDLKRELAGVSENEWSSIPEVGDARNRKQRNPRPERFTPLPDSVLSHNLGGENVTAIDPGSGLASMMPGTSTPGMLTPSGDLDLRKIGQARNTLMGMRLNQVSDAVGGQTVVDPKGYLTDLQSMIPQYGGDINDVKKARLLLKSVRETNPNHPPAWIASARLEEVTGKIQSARNLIMKGCEMCPKSEDVWLEAARLQPPDTARAVIAQAVQTLPYSPRIWIKAADLELELKAKKRVYRKALEQIPNSELLWKLAVELEEEEDAKILLSRAVECCPTSVDLWLALARLEVYENARKVLNKARENNPKDRQIWITAAKLEEANGNDTLVGKIVERAISTLQANMVDINRDFWIKDAMEAEHAGAVLTCQCIIKNIIGHGVEDEDRKHSWMEDADSCATQGAYECARAIYSHALSIFPKKKSVWLAAAHFERSHGTRESLETLLQQAVTHCPQEETLWLMGAKSKWLAGDVPAARSILALAFKANPNSEEIWLAAVKLESENNEYERARRLLAKARSQAATPKVMMKSAHLEWALGNLEVAKNLLDEGLKEVGDFAKLWMMKGQILEQQGRTEDAWEVYRDAVKRCPSSIPLWRLLATLEEKQGRLVTARATLEKSRVRNPMNEELWLMAIRLELRAGQREVSRALMARALQECPSSGILWAQAIYLEDPAQRKSRSVDALKRCQDDAHVVLAVAKMFWMEGKKNKAREWFNKTVKIDPDLGDAWAWYYKMEILFGTEEQIQEVKKRCLAADPHHGEHWCQVSKDINNWRKKTPEILQLVADKLPIPVMTREVY; encoded by the exons ATGACGGCGCCACCAGCAGCCCTcctcaacaagaacaagaaaaacttCATCGGCATGCCCGCGCCCCTGGGCTACGTGGCGGGCGTGGGGCGAGG AGCTACAGGCTTCACCACTCGGTCTGACATTGGTCCAGCACGTGACGCTAATGATGTGTCAGATGACAGACATGCTCCACCCAACAAGCggaagaaaaaagatgacgatgacgacgaggaCCTTAACGATGCCAACTATGATGAG TTCAATGGGTATGGAGGGTCACTGTGCAGCAAGGATCCCTATGACAAGGATGATGAGGAGGCAGATGCTATATATGATGAAATAGACAAACGCATGGACGAGAAGCGCAGGGAATATCGAGAGATGCGCCTAAAGGCTGAATTGGAGAACTACCGACAGGAGCGGCCAAAGATTCAGCAGATGTTCACTGACCTCAAGCGTGAGTTGGCTGGCGTCTCTGAAAATGAGTGGAGTTCCATCCCAGAGGTAGGAGATGCCAGGAACCGCAAACAGAGGAACCCCAGACCAGAGCGATTCACCCCACTGCCGGACAGTGTTCTCAGCCACAACTTGGGAGGCGAAAATGTGACCGCAATTGATCCTGGCTCTGGCCTGGCCTCCATGATGCCTGGAACCTCCACCCCAGGCATGCTGACACCAAGTGGTGACCTTGACCTCCGGAAGATTGGTCAGGCTCGCAACACCCTGATGGGCATGAGGCTGAACCAGGTCTCAGATGCAGTAGGGGGACAGACAGTGGTAGACCCTAAAGGCTACCTCACAGATCTGCAGAGTATGATTCCTCAGTATGGCGGGGACATCAATGACGTGAAGAAAGCTCGGCTGCTCCTCAAGTCAGTGAGGGAGACTAACCCTAACCACCCACCTGCCTGGATCGCCTCTGCCCGTCTGGAGGAGGTAACTGGCAAGATCCAGTCCGCCCGTAACCTAATCATGAAGGGGTGTGAGATGTGCCCAAAATCTGAAGATGTGTGGCTGGAGGCAGCAAGGCTTCAGCCCCCCGACACAGCCCGAGCGGTGATAGCTCAAGCCGTGCAGACGCTGCCATACTCACCCAGGATATGGATCAAGGCAGCCGACCTTGAGCTGGAGCTGAAGGCCAAGAAGCGTGTGTACCGCAAGGCTCTAGAGCAAATCCCAAATTCTGAGTTACTCTGGAAACTTGCtgtggagctggaggaggaggaagacgccaAGATCCTTCTGAGTCGGGCAGTGGAATGTTGTCCCACATCAGTTGACCTGTGGCTGGCTCTGGCTCGGCTAGAAGTGTATGAGAATGCCAGGAAGGTACTCAACAAGGCCCGTGAAAACAATCCAAAAGACCGACAGATCTGGATCACAGCCGCCAAGCTGGAGGAGGCCAATGGCAATGATACACTGGTGGGTAAGATTGTGGAGAGAGCCATCTCCACGCTACAAGCCAATATGGTGGACATAAACCGAGACTTTTGGATCAAGGACGCCATGGAAGCAGAACATGCTGGGGCCGTGCTCACCTGCCAGTGCATCATCAAGAACATTATTGGTCATGGAGTGGAGGATGAGGACCGCAAGCACTCTTGGATGGAGGATGCTGATAGCTGTGCCACTCAGGGAGCCTATGAATGCGCCAGGGCCATCTATAGCCATGCCCTCTCTATCTTCCCGAAAAAAaagtctgtctggctggctgctgCCCACTTTGAGAGGAGCCATGGTACCAGAGAGTCCCTAGAGACACTCCTGCAGCAGGCAGTCACCCACTGTCCCCAGGAGGAGACACTTTGGCTCATGGGAGCCAAGTCCAAGTGGTTGGCAGGAGATGTTCCAGCTGCTCGGTCCATCTTAGCTCTGGCCTTCAAGGCCAACCCCAACTCTGAAGAAATCTGGTTGGCAGCCGTAAAGCTTGAGTCTGAAAACAATGAGTATGAACGAGCCAGGCGGTTGCTGGCCAAAGCCCGCTCCCAGGCAGCCACACCCAAAGTGATGATGAAATCAGCACACCTGGAATGGGCTCTTGGCAACCTGGAGGTGGCCAAGAACCTTCTCGATGAGGGCCTCAAGGAAGTGGGTGACTTTGCCAAGCTATGGATGATGAAGGGCCAGATCCTAGAGCAGCAGGGCCGCACGGAGGATGCCTGGGAGGTGTACAGAGATGCCGTCAAGCGGTGCCCGTCCTCCATCCCCCTGTGGCGACTGCTAGCAACCCTGGAAGAAAAGCAGGGCAGGCTGGTCACTGCCCGAGCCACCCTGGAGAAGTCCCGTGTCAGAAACCCCATGAATGAGGAGCTGTGGCTTATGGCCATTAGGCTGGAGCTGCGGGCAGGCCAACGAGAGGTGAGCCGTGCCCTCATGGCCCGTGCCCTGCAAGAGTGTCCATCCTCAGGCATCCTATGGGCCCAGGCCATCTACCTGGAGGACCCAGCCCAGCGGAAAAGTCGCAGCGTGGACGCCCTCAAGCGGTGCCAAGACGATGCCCATGTGGTGCTGGCTGTGGCCAAGATGTTCTGGATGGAGGGTAAAAAGAATAAGGCCCGTGAGTGGTTCAACAAGACTGTCAAGATTGACCCTGACCTTGGGGATGCCTGGGCCTGGTATTACAAGATGGAGATACTGTTTGGCACGGAGGAGCAGATACAGGAGGTGAAGAAGCGGTGCCTGGCTGCTGACCCCCACCACGGAGAGCACTGGTGCCAGGTCTCCAAGGACATCAACAATTGGAGGAAAAAGACGCCAGAGATCCTGCAACTGGTGGCTGACAAGCTGCCCATCCCTGTCATGACCAGGGAGGTGTACTAG